A genomic region of Arachis stenosperma cultivar V10309 chromosome 9, arast.V10309.gnm1.PFL2, whole genome shotgun sequence contains the following coding sequences:
- the LOC130950209 gene encoding uncharacterized protein LOC130950209: MSELYELCKKVKPLIVFLMETRASKVKMDRVKRKLNFDYMFCVEPRGLSGGLSLLWKSNTNINVYEWCDNYIKADININNDLNWQGIFVYGNPVFQKRRKLWQELTVSNMNQDVAQAFLGDFNDILNQDEKVGIHPQPNIYLETFRRFVHDNGLIDIDLKGNKYTWFSNPRNNVITRERLDRVLVNWKWMQIHQNVTLRASPAITSDHCALILDTQRSVRIKKEFRFEAYWAEHEECREVIKRSWQREDGNSNCWNQFKIKRNRCKRELVEWSSRSFRRADKEIERKKLELHQIQESHMNEEEQRRERELKKQISELWKQEEKYWGQRSRLKWLKWGDKNTTFFHATTIQRRIRNRIEKLRDETGQWTQGEANIMRLVERHFTKLFTSAGNRNLEECVTEIPKRVTTKMNEELMAIITDEEIKEAVFSMGGLKAPGPDGLNGMFYQQHWDILSREVCGVVKQIFKEGKLPEDMGETTVVLIPKMRQPESLNQLRPISCCNFVYKIVTRILVGRLRKVLDDIISPVQSAFVKGRLIQDNIVIVQEAFHKLNKKGKHESNDVAIKLDMNKAYDRLEWDFLQRVMEEFGFSKEWITLTMSCVKSATYRFKKNGKLSTNIIPQRGLRQGDPLSPYLFILAAEYFTILMEKARKENLISGIKLAPTAPVITHLLFADDCIIFAGAQEEEIYQLIQVINKYTEASGQRINIDKSGLIFGRQVSIQRRVNIEEITGMATWEDPGRYLGLPARWGRSKNKALEWIQEKMLDKMQGWKERLLNQARKEVLIKAVIQAIPVYAMNIIKFPKSFCKRIEAAIARFWWKSNGKERSIHWKSWAKMTRSKAKGGLGFKDLECQNIAHLAKQAWRLLKEEDAIWVQTLKAIYYPNCSLWEADMGRNASWIWKSLLEGRDFLRRNGRWSIGNGAEVDVWQDNWVTGLGKLEKNGDGGIRKVNELIREGEGWDRNKIEDIFHGSIAEQIIKTPVSMINKKDHLIWQHRHDGQYTVRTGYHVAKEEKESKEEGRICKASTSQDWKEVWEAIWRLPIPQKIRMFLWKAANRILPVNAILHQRRIIKTPTCSICQKEDETIEHALLLCPWTRAVWFGSSIQVAPTAYNVRNFGRWMMEKITRIKTETGSEQGKILCKFGYLCWCIWKARNQHIFQQTEINPQKVIIQSDYLTAEFYKATQGSTTAITPNMGRGGVRKRITWRPPPKNRLKVNTDAAFHKDTGQASLAAVVRDWQGKVITGTTGTIKTISPLTAEAQAYREALILIKNLQIHNCIIETDSLPLVQAIKARTPIAEADAVMRDIFQLLDEASDVGATWTPRDGNKLAHQLAATAAGNYLPRQWVTNPPDQVRNIIRSEAILVSCQHIQETQILGIQTLASNNSISIKLQNLQLEENLPGGVEMETRDKLPVNSKEKLCSSAVNLAIDAPQAPQQLHGKAIERGVLRGYASGRRTPEAELKMSSEARQITGLNQQKTLRITGAIAIGESRSSNQEHAPRLEGAECRDEVLIVRDGEDQAKKPLKRLQLLPEESNEATKRPNDERTPRRLTKEQQQRMAPEMELLSPPMKNQYRISTCMKMPN, encoded by the coding sequence ATGTCTGAACTATATGAGCTATGTAAAAAAGTTAAGCCGCTAATAGTGTTTTTAATGGAAACCAGAGCTAGTAAGGTTAAAATGGATAGGGTAAAAAGAAAGCTGAATTTTGATTATATGTTTTGTGTGGAACCCCGGGGCCTGTCCGGCGGTCTAAGCTTGTTATGGAAATCTAATacaaatattaatgtttatgagTGGTGTGACAATTATATTAAAGcagatattaatattaataatgatTTGAATTGGCAGGGTATCTTTGTGTATGGGAATCCAGTTTTCCAGAAACGAAGGAAATTATGGCAGGAACTCACGGTAAGCAACATGAACCAGGATGTAGCTCAAGCCTTTTTGGGAGActttaatgatattttaaatcAAGATGAGAAGGTAGGTATTCATCCCCAACCAAATATTTATCTTGAAACTTTTAGAAGGTTTGTTCATGATAATGGCTTAATAGATATTGACCTAAAAGGTAATAAGTATACTTGGTTTAGTAATCCTAGGAATAATGTTATAACTAGGGAAAGACTTGATAGAGTATTAGTAAATTGGAAATGGATGCAAATACACCAGAATGTCACCTTAAGAGCCTCTCCAGCTATTACCTCGGATCATTGCGCTTTAATTTTGGACACGCAGCGGAGTGTTCGGATAAAAAAGGAGTTCAGGTTTGAGGCCTACTGGGCAGAGCATGAAGAGTGCAGAGAGGTGATCAAAAGGAGCTGGCAACGGGAGGATGGAAATAGTAACTGTTGGAACCAATTCAAAATAAAGAGGAATAGATGCAAAAGGGAATTAGTGGAATGGAGCAGTAGGAGTTTCAGAAGAGCAGATAAAGAAATAGAGAGGAAGAAATTAGAACTTCATCAGATTCAAGAGTCACATATGAATGAAGAGGAACAAAGAAGGGAAAGAGAATTGAAAAAGCAAATCTCAGAACTCTGGAAACAAGAAGAGAAATATTGGGGGCAAAGGTCAAGGCTGAAATGGTTAAAGTGGGGCGACAAAAATACAACATTCTTTCATGCGACTACAATTCAGAGAAGAATAAGGAACAGAATTGAAAAACTTAGAGATGAGACAGGGCAGTGGACGCAAGGGGAAGCAAATATTATGAGATTAGTTGAAAGACATTTCACCAAACTTTTCACATCTGCAGGAAATAGAAACCTAGAGGAATGTGTAACAGAAATTCCAAAAAGAGTCACGACAAAGATGAATGAGGAGTTAATGGCAATCATCACGGATGAGGAAATAAAGGAGGCAGTGTTTAGCATGGGAGGATTAAAAGCACCAGGCCCAGATGGTTTAAATGGAATGTTCTATCAACAACATTGGGATATTTTGAGTAGAGAAGTGTGTGGGGTAGTCAAGCAAATTTTCAAAGAGGGCAAGTTACCGGAGGACATGGGAGAAACTACTGTTGTGTTGATACCGAAAATGAGACAACCAGAAAGCCTGAACCAACTCAGACCCATAAGCTGTTGCAACTTCGTGTACAAGATCGTGACAAGGATATTGGTGGGAAGACTAAGGAAAGTATTAGATGATATTATCTCACCAGTTCAGAGTGCATTTGTAAAAGGAAGACTTATACAAGACAATATAGTGATTGTGCAAGAAGCTTTTcacaaattaaacaaaaaaggAAAGCATGAAAGCAATGACGTAGCCATTAAATTGGATATGAACAAGGCATATGACAGGCTGGAATGGGATTTCCTACAAAGGGTAATGGAAGAGTTTGGTTTTAGCAAAGAGTGGATCACATTGACGATGAGCTGTGTGAAAAGTGCTACTTATAGATTCAAAAAAAATGGCAAGCTATCAACCAACATCATTCCACAGAGAGGCCTTAGACAGGGAGATCCCTTATCAccctatttatttattttggctGCGGAGTATTTTACTATTCTCATGGAAAAAGCGAGGAAGGAAAATCTTATATCAGGAATTAAGCTTGCTCCAACGGCACCGGTCATTACACATCTATTATTTGCTGATGATTGTATTATCTTTGCAGGGGCACAAGAAGAGGAGATTTATCAACTTATCCAGGTGATAAATAAGTACACAGAAGCATCAGGGCAAAGGATCAACATTGACAAATCTGGGCTGATTTTTGGAAGGCAGGTATCAATACAAAGGAGGGTGAATATTGAGGAAATCACTGGAATGGCAACATGGGAAGATCCAGGAAGATATCTAGGGCTACCAGCAAGATGGGGAAGATCCAAGAACAAGGCTTTGGAGTGGATTCAAGAGAAGATGCTGGATAAGATGCAAGGATGGAAAGAAAGATTATTAAATCAGGCCAGAAAGGAAGTGTTAATAAAAGCAGTAATACAAGCAATTCCTGTCTATGCCATGAATATCATAAAATTTCCCAAATCCTTTTGTAAGAGAATTGAAGCAGCAATAGCCAGATTCTGGTGGAAGAGCAACGGAAAGGAAAGAAGCATTCACTGGAAGAGTTGGGCAAAAATGACTAGGAGCAAAGCAAAGGGAGGTTTGGGATTCAAGGATTTAGAATGCCAAAATATAGCACACCTGGCCAAACAAGCTTGGAGGTTGTTAAAAGAAGAGGATGCTATATGGGTTCAAACGCTAAAGGCTATTTATTACCCCAATTGTAGTCTATGGGAGGCGGATATGGGAAGGAATGCATCTTGGATATGGAAAAGCCTGCTCGAAGGAAGGGATTTTCTTAGAAGGAACGGAAGATGGAGTATTGGAAATGGAGCGGAGGTTGATGTTTGGCAAGACAATTGGGTAACAGGGCTAGGGAAGTTGGAAAAAAACGGAGATGGAGGAATTAGAAAAGTAAATGAACTGATTAGAGAAGGGGAGGGTTGGGACAGGAACAAAATTGAAGATATATTTCATGGAAGTATAGCTGAGCAAATAATCAAAACACCAGTCAGCATGATCAATAAAAAGGATCATCTCATTTGGCAGCACAGACATGATGGACAATACACAGTAAGAACCGGTTACCATGTCGCTAAGGAAGAGAAGGAGTCAAAGGAAGAGGGAAGAATATGCAAGGCTTCAACTAGTCAGGATTGGAAGGAGGTTTGGGAAGCTATATGGAGACTACCGATACCCCAAAAGATTAGAATGTTTTTGTGGAAAGCAGCGAACAGAATTCTGCCAGTCAACGCGATTTTACATCAGCGGAGAATTATAAAGACGCCCACATGCAGCATATGCCAGAAAGAGGACGAAACAATCGAACATGCGTTATTATTGTGTCCGTGGACTAGAGCAGTATGGTTCGGCTCAAGCATACAAGTTGCGCCTACAGCCTATAATGTAAGGAATTTCGGAAGGTGGATGATGGAGAAAATCACAAGAATAAAGACTGAAACAGGGAGTGAACAAGgaaaaattttatgcaaatttGGATATTTGTGTTGGTGCATTTGGAAAGCAAGAAACCAGCATATATTCCAGCAAACAGAAATCAATCCACAAAAAGTAATAATCCAATCAGATTACCTAACAGCAGAATTTTACAAGGCAACACAAGGATCTACTACAGCAATCACACCAAATATGGGCAGAGGCGGAGTGAGAAAAAGAATTACCTGGAGACCACCGCCAAAGAATAGGCTGAAAGTGAACACAGACGCAGCTTTCCATAAGGATACGGGTCAGGCATCTCTAGCAGCGGTAGTTAGGGACTGGCAAGGAAAGGTCATCACTGGGACAACAGGAACAATCAAGACAATATCACCATTAACAGCGGAAGCTCAAGCATACAGAGAGGCACTCATTCTCATTAAGAATCTTCAAATACACAATTGCATAATTGAAACAGATAGCTTACCTCTTGTTCAAGCAATCAAGGCGAGAACGCCTATAGCAGAAGCAGATGCAGTCATGCGGGATATTTTCCAACTGCTGGATGAGGCTTCAGATGTGGGAGCTACCTGGACTCCAAGAGATGGCAACAAACTAGCTCACCAACTGGCAGCAACGGCGGCGGGAAATTATCTTCCGAGACAGTGGGTAACGAACCCACCTGATCAAGTAAGGAACATAATTAGATCAGAAGCAATACTCGTTTCATGTCAACATATACAAGAAACCCAGATTCTAGGAATTCAGACTCTAGCCAGCAACAATTCTATTTCAATCAAACTTCAAAATTTGCAATTAGAGGAGAATTTACCTGGTGGGGTGGAAATGGAAACCCGGGACAAGCTACCAGTGAATAGCAAGGAGAAACTTTGTTCTTCTGCAGTGAACCTGGCCATTGATGCACCACAGGCTCCACAACAACTTCACGGGAAAGCCATTGAGAGAGGAGTACTGCGCGGGTATGCGAGTGGGAGGAGGACTCCGGAGGCAGAGTTGAAGATGTCATCCGAGGCAAGACAAATTACGGGCTTAAATCAACAGAAAACCCTCAGGATAACGGGCGCCATAGCCATTGGGGAGAGCAGGAGCTCGAATCAGGAACATGCACCAAGGTTAGAAGGAGCAGAATGCAGGGATGAAGTGCTCATAGTGAGGGACGGAGAAGACCAGGCGAAGAAACCATTAAAGCGACTTCAGCTTTTGCCAGAAGAGTCCAACGAAGCCACCAAGAGACCCAACGATGAACGGACACCCCGCCGGCTTACCAAGGAACAACAACAACGAATGGCACCGGAAATGGAGCTGCTGAGTCCGCCCATGAAGAATCAATACAGGATCAGTACATGCATGAAGATGCCGAACTAA